ACTCGAGCTGAGAGAACCAGGTTTGGAACGGTGCGCTAgtgtgttaaataaaataaaataaaaataaaatcaacaaaaaaaacatctttgctCTATTTTTTAAACTACTGACAACATTTCACCCAAATTTCAAATTCAAGAGACATGGCAATGAAATGGCAGCCTTACATGTAAATGCAAGACTGCAAATTCAAGACAAACGTGGTGTggtctcttgtttttttccagagctgtatatatacaatatatatatatacacacatatacagtctgtgtttatACAAGCACTGCTACTGCCTCCCTGTGGCAGCCATGGAGACATGCACTGAGCAGAGCCTGCACCCTCAGGCTGCCTGCAGAAGGTTTACTGACCAGGATCATCCCAGGGGCAGCGTTGTgtcgctgctgcagcagcatgttGGCACGTCCACAGCCCGGCGTCCCCCCTGTTGACATCTCATACCTCACGAGGCGAAATGAATCCATCTGGCACTGAAGAAAAAAGCATGCTGTGTTAATGATTTAATAGCCTGCTGACTTTAGTGTTTCAAGACATGTTTCTTCCACTTTGTAGCAATACGATATTTTGCTGTTCTTGCAAAATGTGAATCAGTATTAAGTTAAAATTCTGCACATGTGCACTGCTGAATGAATTGAATGCTGTTTAAACTACATAATGCAGCAAATGTGTGCATCCTTCATTTGCTGCATTATGTAGTTTAAACAACAAACGAAGGATGCACACACTTTGTATCAGAGGCTGTTATGATTCttgcctgtgtgtgcatatcTCATACAAAATGTGCTGTTTCTTATTGTATCATGACATGTTTTGATTATTTCCCCCTGGATGTAACACCTGAGTACATGGTGTGGTTCTGTGCTTGTTCCTCCTCCTGTAAAGCTGCTCCAGTGCATCCTCGTGCTCGTGAGgcagagtcacacacactgcCAGGATCTGTTGACTGTGCGGAGGCTGGCCCATCACGAAGATGTCGTACTCCAGGTCCGTCACCGCAGGCATCAGTgtgacactgcagcagcatcgCCTCCGCACCCCCTCCCCCAGCAGGGCAGCTCTCAGCAGCACAGGGCACACTGTGAGGGGGACGGAGGGGGTGAGCGGCCACGGGGCCGGACAGCGGGGTACGTTGGCGGGCTGCTGCTCTGGACTCTTTGAAATAATCACTGACCTGGCAGAGTGTAGTCATTGTGAGGAAgccaaactgcagcagatgccatTTTATACACAATAATACATGAATGAGTTGTAATGAGAGCATTTGTAAATGACAGAAGTGGATCTTACTCAAGTTGGATGTTGCCGTGGATTTGAAGGGGTCCAATCTGAGTGACACGAGACTCCTTTGATCGCCTTTTAGGTGTCCTGAAAATAATCAGATAAAAAAAGGCCCCTTATTACTCCAATATAATGCAGCATACATCTGTAAGAAGCCAGGTAGAGCTCAAGCATTGAAACTTATCAGTAAACAGTGTGTCCCCATCACTACCACAAAACCAATCTCTGGCTTCGGTGTAAGATAGTTGGACAGATGATGTGACAGACTTAACACACAGTGTAACCACAAGTTTATTTGGCTCTATGTGAAAAAAGTAATGGTGTTTAACTGATTCGCCTCATAGCAAAAAGGTTCTTGGTTCAAATcctgtggagtttgcatgttgtccctgtgtctgtgtagcTTTTGTCTGGCTTCCTCCAAcggtccaaagacatgcagtttAGGTTAAATGACTCTAAATGTGTTAATGTAAGTGTTTTTGTAGTGTTTGTATTTCGGCCCTGTGATAGACTGCCGACCAGGGTCCAGGTTGTACCACGTCCAATGtcagataaaaaaacagataattacatttaataacTGTTTATTTATGTCTTCAGACCATTAACTAATCAAGTGACTGAACAGTTAATGTGATCACATTTGTGAAGcccaatttcaacactagattgGCACTCAGAGTGAGAGcgtaaatacacatacacatacattcactagatctggatttatTTCTACACcaacaaacatttcattaagatccataacttattttctgaaaaattAACAAAGTGAACCAAAATGTAATTGGTTCTCCTCTGATCCTCCACCACATCCTTCAACCATGTGTTGTATTAAACTGTTCAGGTAGTTTTGGGGTAATATTGCTCACTAACAggcaaacaaatgcaaatgaaaacataacctccttagcgGAGGTAATAAAACCAATTCATTTTCAGCTGCTACGTCTTTCAAACTCCGCACCCTGAGTTTGTGATGCaggtgtacttttttaaatttgttgtcCTCAAGCCCTGATGACACCACATGCGAAATGTTCATGCCAAAGCTTGGAGACATCACAcatctgttttctttgcagTTGACCTCAAGGCTATTAATTCTACTCTGACATGTTAAATCAGTGGACTGTGTGTGGTGTGCACCTTGGCAGCCTGACGAACGAGTCAGCAGGTCTCTCTGCTCGCACTGACAGGTGTCTGTGCGGCTCCTGTGGCTCGTCGCCGCTCTCCTCCGGCCAGACCGGTTTTGCCTCCGCTTGCTGGGGTGGGTTCAGAGAGGGAAGAGCCGCTGACTGCACCTCTCTCCTCGGCCTGGTCCTCAGCAGGGCGTCTGGCATCTGCTCCGTGTCAGGACACCTGATACCTGGAGGACAGGAAGAGGTCACTCAGAAATGCACACAAACGCCACAGTGACACGACTGACCGTGAACAGGATCCTGATGGAACTATTCAATAATGTTGAGTTTGCATGATGAGGCGATactgaaacttttttttgcttcattgAGGAACAAACTCAGATGGACTCATTGTTACTTTTGATAACTGGGGGCAGTTTGAAGATGGGAAAAGTGAAGATGTATTTCAGAAAAGATTTGTTCACAATCTGTGAGCTGGTACGTACCAACAGCTGCACAATAATAATCCATCCAGTCGTCCAGGGTGTTTCTaactctctgctgcagccttcTTAGCTCCCTGCTGGCAGACCCTGCTCTCCTCCACCGTGCTGACGGATCCTCCAGCCCCTCCACCTCTCTGACCATCTGGAGCATCTCCTGGGTGCCCACCGACACCTGCCATACATCATTACTTGCATGGTAGACTATATGACGCAGAACAACAGGAGGCATTTAGCAAGATGTTCTATACAAAGGGACTCAGGCGTCTGCAGAACCTGTAGAAGCTCAGGCAGGAATCAAaggttttcattatttttatatgagaaaagaaaatacctgATTATCAGGTAAGGAATTATCTACATTTCTATTTCCACATTTCTATTTCCAACACcgtttattattataatcacaATCTCTAATACAGACATCGTGTTACAGTCTGTTTCCCCATTGGTTTGTGTTTGCCCTTACATTAACCTAACCTATCTTAACTTCACCTTAACTTCAGCATAAGACAAACACTGGCACTCAAACATCACACTGGCataaaaagtgttttacagGAGTCAGGGTCCTCTTGTTCTCCAGGACCACAACAGGGGATTTTGTTTTCCTCGCCAGCAGCAGGTCTTGTGCAAAATTAGAGGTAAACTTTCCATCAGTCTGCAAGCAGAGCTATTATAACAGAGAGAATGATAATCATATCATAAAGCTAAAATCTACTAGATAATCATAATCTCACCATTTCCTTCGGTTGGTTGATGTTGGAcaggacaggaagaggaagttgAACACTCTCATCATTGCACCTGAAGTTGAGAGTAGCAGATGTACCACTGAGCAGCCTCACACTgatcagatctgatacctggataagacagaaagacaggcTGATAGATTAATTTAAAAAGCTACGCAATGTTGAACTAGATTCACGGTCCCGTGGTTTTATGCCTGTTTCAGTCCCTCCAGGTGTTCCTGACTTATCACATTCAAAATAATATGGCGTCATTAttacctttacctttgaccactgaaatctcaTCAGGTAATCTTTTGTCAaattttgaagaaattccttaaaggcagacttgagatatcagcgttcaagaggccaaacatATGTTTTGTggggccactgtgaccttgacctttaaacaACATCAGTTATTCAgagagtccaagtgaatgttaaGGCCatatttgaaaggattctctcaaGGCTTTCACAAGGCAAAAGGGAATTGTGTGAATATATGTGCCAGATTTACTCAAATATCCTGTTTCTGATAAGTCACGTTCACAAAaacatgaggtcacagtgaccttgttctttgaccaccaaaatctaataagttcatcctgcagctcaaatgaacatttgtaccaaatttgaagaaattccctcacaGCTTTCTtaagatatcgtgttcacatgAATGGAGCTGACGGACGGACTCACAACCTTAAAACATAACTCCTCCGGACCACTAGGTGTCGCTGGCGTggagtgtgtagaattttgtgatatctagtgttgaagttgcatgttgcagctgaacacccctcacctcaccctctgcttccaaacatgaaaaagaacctgtggtagcttcagttgtcataaaaactcaaaaggtgtttagtttgtccagtctggactaatgtaaaaaacatggcggcctctgtagagagggtcccctcgatgtaaatattaagtatttaaatataaaggaccttttctggggtaaagaaaactacaattcatacaatttagatgaaacgaactagtgaaaacatcatgaggattattgtacattaaatttctgccaatagatcctttcacctaaatcttacacactggagctttaaactATAGTGAATTCATTAATCTTCTCTTCATGAAAAACCCCTGTTCATCAACAAATGGACCAAACAGTCCAGATGAAACGTGTCAGagactctttgtgtttgttcctcAGTGGGTCATGCATCATACCCTGTTTTCTTCCCCTACAGTGACAGGCTCACCCCAGAGTCTTCGTCCTACTTCTCTGGACATCacctctgacattttctttatgcAGATATAGATACTGACACATTGTCAGTGAGGACAGAGTGAAGGAAAGTTGAGActccacagagagacatttctcCAATATTAAAACTGTTACCAAGGGaacctcatttatttattacacaCAGAAAATGGACGTAAGCTTTTATAACTGTATATGTGACATGTGGGTATTGTAATttattgacttttttgtttACCTGTATAAGGACCTTCTCCTTCAGTGCACAGTCAGTCTGCCAGCTCCACTCCTTACTTTTCCTCCCATAGTGGTCATTCATGAATCCACCATCCTGGTCCCACACTGCTCctaaagaggagctggagaaacataaacaaaaagaaCTATATTTCACACATCATCAAAGCTGTCACACATCATTTTTATAGTATAGGGGCATTTTGCAACCACAATGCAGAGCAAGACATGTCCAAATAGACCATGTTTAAATCAAATCCATTAAAGTTTTACTCATAGGGCTTGACAAATATACAAGGTGCAACTTCCTCTGCCCATTGACCATCAACAAGGGTaagaggaaaaactaccaaaggggaaaaaatgaagaaatctCAGGGAGAGTGAGacatccctctcccaggacggacataAGTGCAATAGCAGAAAAACGTCTGGATGGTtcacaacagagcagcagatcAGAACTCTGTAAACCAACAGTTGTTCCACAAAGGGAGAGATATTATAACTGTTTGGGaatgaaaatctaaataatgTCTTCAAAGTGCCAAAGAGGACATTATGGTTTGAATGGAATGAGCCTCATGATTTACAAACTGCACATCATTCCCAAAATGAATTCATCACATTTGAACTCACTTATGAGGGTGTGTAACAGCCCCGTGCCCAAAGGCAGTGATAGTAGCCAGGATGACGGGACAGTCGCTGTCACTGAACACGTTGGTATAGAAGCCTCCACAGGGCAGAGCTGAGTGGCTCCGGCAAACAGCCGTACGACCAGACGGGTAGCTGAGAGGCAGGGTCAAGGGTCAGAACATCAGATGCAGTGACACGTTTACCATATGCTCTAAAACTGCTCCACTTCCTGCTCAAATACTGGAATTAAAACAGTTACGATGAGAGAAGGATACTATATGAACGAGGAGCCGTCGTCAATTCTGTAATGTAGTTTCTGCTGTGCTGGATCCGGCTGCTTCATTTCTGGTATCCGTGGTATCCCATTAACTAAGACGGCCTCCTGGCTCTTCCTCCTGGATCTGATGCTCTTCATATTTGCTTTTGCATCTCCATAGTGACACAGTATGAGTGGACTGCTCAGGTTCGGTGTTTGCTGCCTTCTATGTGAAGATGGAGTTGTTTTTTCAATGTAATCAAATTGCAATTACTAACCGATGAAAACTTTGCACATATGTTAGCCTTCTATTTTTCAATGAATACTGAATGTAGagtacagctgaggctgatgtcTAGCAGGTATTTGGTCAGAAAGTACTTGACTAATACAGTTTTAAACAGTGAGGATGTAACGTTGATGTTTGAACCAAATATAATGCAGATCCATACAATATTTGCAAAGACACATTAGGCTTAATCTAAACCACAAATTCAACCACCCAATCAGAAACCTTAATGCTCCAATCACCACCAGTCTCCCTACATCCAAAACATCTCATTCATGGGTCTACTTACTTGGTTTCTTCTTCCGGCTTCttgttcacaataaatataattttatttaaatgtactaaTTAGAATTTTCTCTAGAAGTCTGTCCTGATAAAACTGACATTTCCAAAGCTGAAACAATCTGAAATTCAAGGATGTAAGTTTTTAGAATGTAAACCCTCATTGACAcacttttagttttaaatgcagaggagcagagtaaaGACGCACTCAAGATTTCTTGCCGCCCGCAGTCGCTCCACCACCCACTGATACAATCTGATCTGCTGAGGCTCGACGTAGGAGGGCTGCTTCGGCTGAATGATCAGACCTGGACACAAGTCACATCCAGCtgaggcagcagaggcagagcagtgacacacagtcaaacagagTCAGTCACATCATCAACACAGTGAAGCAGCTCCGACGTCATACCTGGATCTTTACAGCTGCTGGATGAGATGGAGAAACTGATGGATGAGAAGCTACAAGCTGCTGGGGAGCGAGAATATAAAACAAAGTCAGTACGTCGCTTGATATCTAAATACTAGCATATCTATTTGTTCGCATTTCAACCAACACCAACCAGGGACCATATCTCTCCGATCTTGCCTCCCTTCATTTGGTACTAGTTAAATttaggatttttattttattattttaacaacttTTAAATCTCAGCCCCCAAGTTATATAACAGAGCTACTAACTCCCTACACTCCAAGATGTAATCTAAGCTCTTCCAACCAACACATACTAGTAGTTCCTATAAATCAAAGCTGGTAACTAAGAGGTGAACCTGGACCTTCTTGCCTGAGGAGATTAGACTtgtcagctcttttttttttaaaatcatttctgaAAATAATTTTATAGGAAAGCTTTTTAATGTctgatttgaattatttttaatgaatgttggtttgtttttaatgttttatcccATTTTATCTCTCATTTTTtcattgtcttgttttgtttgccgTTGTTTTATTCCCAAGTATTTCaggaagcactttgtaacctctTTTATATAAGTGCTGTAGAAATaaagctttattattattttatattataagtGGTCCTGCTGCAGTGACATTAAAGAACTTAATAATGTTACTCAGTAGCTTGTAACTGATTAACATACAGCAGTAACCGGGCCCAGCTACCTTGTCCGATCTGGTAAACAAATCCTCTCACTTCCACAAGCTTGTAAccaaagatgttttcagactcCAGAGGTTAAGGGGAACAACTTGTTCACACCCATCATTGTCATTCTTATTGTGTTAATTCTGACGTACACAGGAGCAGTTTCACTTGGGGATGGTGCCGTCTAATTCCTAGTTCTTCATGCATCGTACAGTCTGTGATGTGTACCCATGTGAGACAAGCATTTTAAGTATAGGCCTTCCTCCTTAAGAGTTCGTGTTGTACCTAAGGGCTTCATTAATTGTCCATAAGTCATTTGTTAATCACTTATAGATTGGTAATGAGCCAACTGTAAAATctatttttgggttgtgatacAGTGGAAAAGCACTTTGGCTGTTGTTCATCCACAGGGACACTTGTTTGACTTTGTATTTAGCATTGTCTgcattaaaaacttttttcactTAACATATGCTCAAGAACATTATATTAATGTCTTGCCAAACGTTGTACCTGTTGACCCGTTAGCCTGTAAACTGAGAGACAACAATCCATCAAATGTAAAATTGCATGTTAACAAATTGTTACttaagatttttaaatgttctgaaAACATCTCAAGTCTGGAATAACAGGGATTCTGATGTTCTTATCAATGATTTGTTATTTGTCTTTAAAGCATTAATGAATCAATTGTTAATCATAAATAAAATCCCTTCTCACAGATCATTTAAAACCTACAGCAGACCGAGAAGCATGGAAGCCCATTGATGTCAGTTCATTAATATGTtggaaaatgatatgtcaagaAAAACTTTTCATAAAAAGAGTGCATGATAAATTAATGATTATGAGCTTCCCAGTCATGTGATGTGTAGTCAAGTGTTTGAGAAAGGCTTTGATCAGGCAGATACCACCGCTGATGGACCTAGAGATTTTACTCAGAGGCCATTTTTTTCTAATATATTCTTACATGTGCTTCTGCTAATGTTCATTTACCTCTGCTGGACTtctgtttgtgctttttaagATGTGGATTAGTTTGTGGTTTACTCTCAGAGGGACCTGCACTTCcctctcctgtctccctccTGCCATTGTCGCTCACATGATGGGGACTTCCTTCCAACTTCAGGGAGCCTTTGGACCCTCTTCCTTTGTGAATCAGCTCAGGACTTCTCAGTACTGCTGCCCCTGAGGTCAGATCCTGCGAGGAGTGGCTCAGAATATTCACCAGCCCGCGCGGGACACAACCCTCTTCAGCCCAGTTGTACTGGGAAAGCAGGAGAGCCAGTTCGTTCAGTAACAGAGGGGCTGCTTGCTTGTATACGTCCATTGGCTCCTGGTTCGTTCTGTTCAGTGGAGCAGGAGATGCTGAGGTGTCAGGTTCAGGTTTGCTCTCACCACGTGGTTCACCTGTCAGCCTCTTGGCcacctctgctctgtctctgttgtCATCCTCCACGTTACTGAAAGAAAATGATTCATCAAATATAAGAATAAACCGATAATATACTATAGCACCAATGaaatacctgtgtgtgtcctcatgtgCTCCTTGTCCAGGTGCCACATTAAAAAGGTAAATGTTGCTCCGTGTACCTTTAACCCTGTTTCGTCTTGTCGGCTGTAGGGAGGTATATGGTTAATGTCCAGCAGTTTATTCTCAATTATACAGTCAGAAAAATGAATCATAAACTCACCTGGTCAAAGAAATACAAAGGACCAGCTCTGAGTTGTTCAAAAGAAGTCATTGTTCCCACAAGAAAATCCACAGTAGCTCCAGATGTTCCCAGCTATCAGAAAAACACACTACATACGTCCCTGCAACAAaataacataaacaaacacaactaaAGTGCGTTTAAATCCACTTTTCGCTTGTGTGAATGCACCCTTCGCTTCCACCACTGCGCTGGTTGCTTGGATACGCATAGTTCTGTACGCCCGAGCGGCTCCAACCTGTAACCAACGTTACGCACGAGCAGCGATCGACTTATCACACTAACGAGCTGTTTGCGTGACGAtatacaaacaacacaacatcgcaacacaacacaacaaggcATCGAGCCTTTGGTAAATGTTGACACTCGTCAGGCTTGGGTTGAGGAGCTGCCGCTTGTCACAGGTgcgcacagcagcagcaggtaacaTGATCCTCAGACTGTGCCACGATGTTCAGGAGGAAATGATTGATGGCAGCCAGGgacgtgcacagacattttgaggGGGGCATTGCTCTtacctgaaaaaaaaagcaacaaccccccctcaccccccatGCTAGTTTAAGTTACCTCATCAGTGCAGTAGGTTGTAGTTTCCAGTGAACTATAGTTTAAGCAGCAATATGATTTTGCAACTTATGCTTAACTCTCATCTATGTGACTGCAAACCACAATATTCAAACTTTGAGAAATTAACTCTTAATGCATTCACCTCATTCTGATTTAACATCGTGTCCTTCATAAGCAACAAATTGGAAAAAAGTAATTTTGCAAATTCAGACTCTCAGTCATGACATAAACGTCGGAGATACAAGGCATCACTTTGCTtttttgaattattaatttTAACGGCTGAACGATATCACGATTTTTTTTGGTCAAACTTACTCAACTATTGTGCTACTCATATTTATACCAATATTTAACTCACAGTAATaatacaacttttatttttctccagagGGGCAGCACTGTCAAAAAGGGCAAACGGGCAGTTACTGCAAGACGGCTTTAGTTGATGTGCAGCTCGGCCCAGATAGCATATGGATAAGGGCCACTCTTCTGGCCCTCTTATGTCCCAGACAAAATGGATGAGAGCCTAAAATGGCCCAAATATCCCTTGAAAATATGGGTATGGTTTGGAAATCATGCAGTGCTCTCAGCCAGGTGTAATCCAgatgtgaacctaaagtggccTGTGTGTTAAATGGCTCAAATAGAAACCATTTGACTCCCTTTGTGGTATTGGCTTACTTTTGGctcagatctggcaaacaggagcggaCCAACCAAGGGCCATCATTCCATGCAGTATAAAACACTGTGACATTGTGGACCAAATGGGCCAAAACAGTTCTGCTCAGTGGGGGGTGATGTACCAGGGCACTGCATGAAGGAGAATCTCTGCACAGTGCACAGGGATTGTGTTGCACTCCTCCTAAATGTAACTTCCTCTGCGGGAGAAAGATAACTGACTATAAAAAAAGTTTCTGGACAGAGGAGAGGATCGTCTTCCCTCCGTTCAGGTCAAGCTGTTGCGCGGAGCTCGTCCATCAGCTCCGTTATTGGctcagcctcctccagctgctccacacTTGTTTCTTGCTTTGACCACTGGAGGCTCTCAGCAGCTTATGCGTCACTTCATCTCTCCGTCGGTCGGTCGCCGGTCATGGCGGAGCTACAGCCACAGCGAGAAGTGGAGCCGCAACTTCTCAACGGGGACGGGGACCTGAACGAGGAGAGGGAAGATGCGGATGCGCCGGAGtcagtgaagagaaagaggaggaagaagaagaggagcaggaccacTGCAGCAGGTAGGAGGCATCACTTTAAAAGGACCAGTGAGGAAAATAGCGCAAATGTGTCTCCTCTATAGAGCCACACGATGTGAAGGCATCAGATATGCGGGACAGGAGAGTTTTCAACCTGTCAGAGGGTTTCACTGTCCCAACTctgacaggctgctgctgctgctgctgctgctcatctggAGACGGGACaatctgaaaaaataacaccagaGCTGATTGAAAGAATCCATTTGAATAACATTTACTCCAGATTAAATATGTTCCATCCTACAAATCCTCCCCTAAGCTGCATGAAATTATGTAATAGAAGTATCAACATTTTAAGTGCAACAAGATCCATCGCTCTGCACGATGATAAATTCAGCTTTACTGTTCCAAACTGTGGAAATATAAAAGCCTCGGTTTTTGAACCTGCCC
This genomic interval from Paralichthys olivaceus isolate ysfri-2021 chromosome 7, ASM2471397v2, whole genome shotgun sequence contains the following:
- the LOC109624089 gene encoding uncharacterized protein C3orf20-like isoform X3, which encodes MDVYKQAAPLLLNELALLLSQYNWAEEGCVPRGLVNILSHSSQDLTSGAAVLRSPELIHKGRGSKGSLKLEGSPHHVSDNGRRETGEGSAGPSESKPQTNPHLKKHKQKSSRAACSFSSISFSISSSSCKDPAGCDLCPGLIIQPKQPSYVEPQQIRLYQWVVERLRAARNLERQQTPNLSSPLILCHYGDAKANMKSIRSRRKSQEAVLVNGIPRIPEMKQPDPAQQKLHYRIDDGSSFIYYPSGRTAVCRSHSALPCGGFYTNVFSDSDCPVILATITAFGHGAVTHPHNSSLGAVWDQDGGFMNDHYGRKSKEWSWQTDCALKEKVLIQVSDLISVRLLSGTSATLNFRCNDESVQLPLPVLSNINQPKEMVSVGTQEMLQMVREVEGLEDPSARWRRAGSASRELRRLQQRVRNTLDDWMDYYCAAVGIRCPDTEQMPDALLRTRPRREVQSAALPSLNPPQQAEAKPVWPEESGDEPQEPHRHLSVRAERPADSFVRLPRTPKRRSKESRVTQIGPLQIHGNIQLESVIISKSPEQQPANVPRCPAPWPLTPSVPLTVCPVLLRAALLGEGVRRRCCCSVTLMPAVTDLEYDIFVMGQPPHSQQILAVCVTLPHEHEDALEQLYRRRNKHRTTPCTQCQMDSFRLVRYEMSTGGTPGCGRANMLLQQRHNAAPGMILMYIRGKLLFVGYMHSDRSYSVRDLQKQICRSRGDYRLGLSLPPDYKFSDAVSNSAATDAHNSRNAALTGGNDATLPASVEKEKVNERKTIKVPEASQQRQRDFCVKSKQTTAFPHVPLTTL
- the LOC109624089 gene encoding uncharacterized protein C3orf20-like isoform X1, whose product is MTSFEQLRAGPLYFFDQPTRRNRVKGTRSNIYLFNVAPGQGAHEDTHSNVEDDNRDRAEVAKRLTGEPRGESKPEPDTSASPAPLNRTNQEPMDVYKQAAPLLLNELALLLSQYNWAEEGCVPRGLVNILSHSSQDLTSGAAVLRSPELIHKGRGSKGSLKLEGSPHHVSDNGRRETGEGSAGPSESKPQTNPHLKKHKQKSSRAACSFSSISFSISSSSCKDPAGCDLCPGLIIQPKQPSYVEPQQIRLYQWVVERLRAARNLERQQTPNLSSPLILCHYGDAKANMKSIRSRRKSQEAVLVNGIPRIPEMKQPDPAQQKLHYRIDDGSSFIYYPSGRTAVCRSHSALPCGGFYTNVFSDSDCPVILATITAFGHGAVTHPHNSSLGAVWDQDGGFMNDHYGRKSKEWSWQTDCALKEKVLIQVSDLISVRLLSGTSATLNFRCNDESVQLPLPVLSNINQPKEMVSVGTQEMLQMVREVEGLEDPSARWRRAGSASRELRRLQQRVRNTLDDWMDYYCAAVGIRCPDTEQMPDALLRTRPRREVQSAALPSLNPPQQAEAKPVWPEESGDEPQEPHRHLSVRAERPADSFVRLPRTPKRRSKESRVTQIGPLQIHGNIQLESVIISKSPEQQPANVPRCPAPWPLTPSVPLTVCPVLLRAALLGEGVRRRCCCSVTLMPAVTDLEYDIFVMGQPPHSQQILAVCVTLPHEHEDALEQLYRRRNKHRTTPCTQCQMDSFRLVRYEMSTGGTPGCGRANMLLQQRHNAAPGMILMYIRGKLLFVGYMHSDRSYSVRDLQKQICRSRGDYRLGLSLPPDYKFSDAVSNSAATDAHNSRNAALTGGNDATLPASVEKEKVNERKTIKVPEASQQRQRDFCVKSKQTTAFPHVPLTTL
- the LOC109624089 gene encoding uncharacterized protein C3orf20-like isoform X2; this translates as MTSFEQLRAGPLYFFDQPTRRNRVKGTRSNIYLFNVAPGQGAHEDTHSNVEDDNRDRAEVAKRLTGEPRGESKPEPDTSASPAPLNRTNQEPMDVYKQAAPLLLNELALLLSQYNWAEEGCVPRGLVNILSHSSQDLTSGAAVLRSPELIHKGRGSKGSLKLEGSPHHVSDNGRRETGEGSAGPSESKPQTNPHLKKHKQKSSRAACSFSSISFSISSSSCKDPGLIIQPKQPSYVEPQQIRLYQWVVERLRAARNLERQQTPNLSSPLILCHYGDAKANMKSIRSRRKSQEAVLVNGIPRIPEMKQPDPAQQKLHYRIDDGSSFIYYPSGRTAVCRSHSALPCGGFYTNVFSDSDCPVILATITAFGHGAVTHPHNSSLGAVWDQDGGFMNDHYGRKSKEWSWQTDCALKEKVLIQVSDLISVRLLSGTSATLNFRCNDESVQLPLPVLSNINQPKEMVSVGTQEMLQMVREVEGLEDPSARWRRAGSASRELRRLQQRVRNTLDDWMDYYCAAVGIRCPDTEQMPDALLRTRPRREVQSAALPSLNPPQQAEAKPVWPEESGDEPQEPHRHLSVRAERPADSFVRLPRTPKRRSKESRVTQIGPLQIHGNIQLESVIISKSPEQQPANVPRCPAPWPLTPSVPLTVCPVLLRAALLGEGVRRRCCCSVTLMPAVTDLEYDIFVMGQPPHSQQILAVCVTLPHEHEDALEQLYRRRNKHRTTPCTQCQMDSFRLVRYEMSTGGTPGCGRANMLLQQRHNAAPGMILMYIRGKLLFVGYMHSDRSYSVRDLQKQICRSRGDYRLGLSLPPDYKFSDAVSNSAATDAHNSRNAALTGGNDATLPASVEKEKVNERKTIKVPEASQQRQRDFCVKSKQTTAFPHVPLTTL